One region of Brassica napus cultivar Da-Ae chromosome A10, Da-Ae, whole genome shotgun sequence genomic DNA includes:
- the LOC106346079 gene encoding pyruvate dehydrogenase E1 component subunit beta-1, mitochondrial-like, which yields MWGILRQRGIDGGGLSLRRTRSALVSARSYAAGSKEMTVRDALNSAIDEEMSADPKVFVMGEEVGQYQGAYKITKGLLEKYGPERVYDTPITEAGFTGIGVGAAYAGLKPVVEFMTFNFSMQAIDHIINSAAKSNYMSAGQINVPIVFRGPNGAAAGVGAQHSQCYAAWYASVPGLKVLAPYSAEDARGLLKAAIRDPDPVVFLENELLYGESFPISEEALDSSFCLPIGKAKIEREGKDVTIVTFSKMVGFALKAAEKLAEEGISAEVINLRSIRPLDRETINASVRKTSRLVTVEEGFPQHGVCAEICASVVEESFSYLDAPVERIAGADVPMPYAANLERLALPQVEDIVRAAKRACYRSK from the exons atgtgGGGAATCTTGAGGCAAAGAGGCATTGATGGCGGCGGCTTG TCTCTTAGGAGGACACGATCCGCATTGGTTTCCGCAAGGAGCTACGCAGCTGGGTCAAAAGAG ATGACTGTCAGAGATGCCCTAAATTCTGCAATTGATGAGGAAATGTCTGCAGATCCAAAAGTCTTTGTCATGGGTGAAGAG gttggaCAATATCAAGGTGCCTACAAG ATCACTAAAGGACTTTTGGAGAAATATGGTCCTGAGAGGGTTTATGATACCCCTATTACCGAG GCTGGATTCACTGGAATTGGAGTTGGTGCCGCCTATGCTGGCTTAAAGCCTGTTGTAGAATTTATGACGTTTAACTTTTCAATGCAG GCAATTGATCATATCATTAATTCTGCTGCGAAGTCAAATTACATGTCTGCTGGACAGATAAATGTACCCATCGTCTTTAGAGGACCCAATGGTGCTGCTGCTGGTGTTGGTGCTCAGCATTCTCAG TGCTATGCAGCCTGGTACGCCTCAGTTCCTGGTTTGAAAGTTCTCGCTCCATATTCGGCTGAAGATGCTCGTGGTCTTCTTAAAGCTGCCATTAGAGACCCTGACCCTGTTGTCTTCCTTGAAAACGAGTTACT ATATGGTGAATCATTTCCAATTTCAGAAGAAGCACTTGATTCAAGTTTCTGTCTTCCCATAGGCAAAGCCAAG ATTGAACGAGAAGGAAAGGATGTAACAATAGTAACTTTCTCGAAGATGGTCGGTTTTGCCCTCAAG GCGGCTGAGAAGCTCGCAGAAGAGGGAATAAGTGCCGAG GTAATAAATCTGCGGTCAATCCGTCCGCTAGACAGAGAAACCATCAATGCTTCAGTGAGAAAAACAAGTAGATTGGTAACAGTTGAAGAAGGTTTCCCTCAGCATGGAGTCTGTGCAGAAATCTG TGCGTCGGTTGTGGAGGAGAGCTTTTCATACTTGGATGCACCGGTGGAGAGGATAGCAGGAGCTGATGTACCAATGCCTTATGCAGCTAACCTAGAGAGATTGGCTCTTCCTCAGGTAGAGGATATCGTTCGAGCAGCCAAGAGAGCTTGTTACAGatccaaatga